The nucleotide sequence GCACGGTCTTCCTGCCGACCGACGAGCCGCACGGCCAGATCGAGGCGACGGTCGGCAGGGCCGCGTAGGGCGCCGGGAGCGGGGGACGGCATGGACGCGACACCCGACATCGCACCGGCCCGGCCGGGCGGCCCGCTGGAGCGCCTGTTCCGGCTCCGGGCGCACGGCACCACCGCCCGCACCGAGATGCTGGCGGGGCTGACCACCTTCCTGACGATGGCCTACATCGTCTTCATCAACCCGAGCATCCTCGCCGACGCCGGCATGGACCGGGGCGCCGTCTTCGTGGCGACCTGCCTCGCGGCGGCGCTGGGCTCGGCGGTCATGGGCCTGCTGGCCAACTGGCCGGTGGCGATGGCGCCCGGCATGGGGCTCAACGCCTACTTCGCCTACGTCGTGGTGCTCGGCATGGGCTACACGTGGCAGGCGGCGCTCGGCGCGGTGTTCGTCTCCGGGCTCTGCTTCCTCGTCGTGACGCTGACCGGCCTGCGCCGAGTGATCGTGGACGGCATCCCGCGCTCCATGCGGATCGCGATCACGGTCGGGATCGGCCTGTTCCTGGCGATCATCGCGCTCAAGAATGCCGGCATCGTCGCGGCCAGCCCCGCGACCTTCGTGACGCTCGGCGACCTGCACAGGCCCGGCACGGTGCTGGCCGTCCTCGGCTTCCTGGCGGTGGCGGTGCTCTCGGTCCGCAAGGTGAAGGCCGCACTGCTGATCTCGATCCTCGGCGTGACCACATTGAGCTTCCTCGTCGCCGGAAACAGCTTCGGCGGCGTGGTCTCGATGCCGCCCTCGCTCGCGCCGACCTTCCTGGCGCTCGATCTCTCCGGCGCGCTCTCGGCCGGGATCCTCAACGTCGTGCTGGTGCTGTTCCTGGTGGAGCTGTTCGACGCCACCGGCACGCTGATGGGCGTGGCGAGCCGGGCGGGCCTGCTCACGCCGGAGCGCACGGGAGGGCTCGACCGGGCTCTGATGGCCGATTCCGCCGCGATCTTCGCCGGCTCGCTGCTCGGCACGTCGAGCACCACCGCCTATCTGGAGAGCGCGTCGGGCGTCGAGGAGGGCGGGCGCACCGGGCTCACCGCGGTGACGGTCGCCGTCCTGTTCCTGGCCTGCCTGTTCTTCGCCCCGCTCGCCGGCTCGGTGCCGCCCTACGCGACCGCGCCGGCTCTGTTCTACGTCGCCTGCCTCATGCTGCGCGAACTGGTCGATCTCGACTGGGACGACCTCACGGAGGTGATCCCTGCCTGCGTGACCGCGCTCCTCATGCCCTTCACCTACTCGATCGCCACGGGCGTCGCCTTCGGCTTCATCACCTACGCGGTGCTGAAGCTGCTGACCGGCCGGGCGCGCGATGTGAAGCCGGTGGCCTGGGTTATCGCCGCCCTGTTCCTCCTCAAGTTCGTCGCCACCGGAGCCGCCCACTGACCGCACCCGCCGACACCATCCGGGCCGTCCGCGGCCGCGTTCTCACGCTCAAGGGGAACCCGTTCCTCGCCGAGCCCGGCTCCTGCCTCGTCCACCACGAGGACGGGCTCGTCGTGATGCAGGGCGGGCGCGTCACCGCCTTCGGCGGATACGAGTTGACGAAGGCGGCCCTGCCTGCGGGCGTGGTGCCGACGGAATACCCCGACGCGCTGATCCTGCCGGGGCTCGTCGACACCCACGTGCACTATCCGCAGATCCAGATGGTCGGCGCCTTCGGGGCGCAGCTGCTCGGCTGGCTGGAGCGCTACACCTTTCCGGCGGAGGTGTCCTTCGCGGACCGGCGTCACGCCGAGGACACGGCGCGGCTGTTCCTGCGCGAGGTGCTGGCCTGCGGCACCACCACGGCCGCCGTCTACTGCACGGTCCACCCGCACTCGGTCGACGCCTTCTTCGCCGAGTCCGAGCGCTTCAACACCCGGATGGTGGCCGGCAAGGTCCTGATGGACCGGAACGCGCCCTCCGCCCTCCTCGACACCGCCGAGCGCGGCTACCGCGAGAGCGAGGCCCTGATCCGGCGCTGGCACGGGCGGGGGCGCCAGCTCTACGGCGTGACGCCGCGCTTCGCCCCGGCCTGCACCGAGGCGCAGCTCGACGCGGCCGGCGCGCTGCTGCGGGAGCACGACGGGC is from Methylobacterium radiodurans and encodes:
- a CDS encoding NCS2 family permease codes for the protein MDATPDIAPARPGGPLERLFRLRAHGTTARTEMLAGLTTFLTMAYIVFINPSILADAGMDRGAVFVATCLAAALGSAVMGLLANWPVAMAPGMGLNAYFAYVVVLGMGYTWQAALGAVFVSGLCFLVVTLTGLRRVIVDGIPRSMRIAITVGIGLFLAIIALKNAGIVAASPATFVTLGDLHRPGTVLAVLGFLAVAVLSVRKVKAALLISILGVTTLSFLVAGNSFGGVVSMPPSLAPTFLALDLSGALSAGILNVVLVLFLVELFDATGTLMGVASRAGLLTPERTGGLDRALMADSAAIFAGSLLGTSSTTAYLESASGVEEGGRTGLTAVTVAVLFLACLFFAPLAGSVPPYATAPALFYVACLMLRELVDLDWDDLTEVIPACVTALLMPFTYSIATGVAFGFITYAVLKLLTGRARDVKPVAWVIAALFLLKFVATGAAH
- the guaD gene encoding guanine deaminase, yielding MTAPADTIRAVRGRVLTLKGNPFLAEPGSCLVHHEDGLVVMQGGRVTAFGGYELTKAALPAGVVPTEYPDALILPGLVDTHVHYPQIQMVGAFGAQLLGWLERYTFPAEVSFADRRHAEDTARLFLREVLACGTTTAAVYCTVHPHSVDAFFAESERFNTRMVAGKVLMDRNAPSALLDTAERGYRESEALIRRWHGRGRQLYGVTPRFAPACTEAQLDAAGALLREHDGLYLQTHLSESPAEVAWVRDLFPARASYLDVYAHAGLVGPRAVFGHAIHVAEEDFCTCHRTGAALSHCPTSNLFLGSGLFRLFDALDPRRPVRVGLGTDVGAGTTLSLVRTLGEAYKVAALRGDKLDAVRALWLATAGGAEALHLEDRIGRIAVGYEADLCVLDTAASPLLAHRARYCTDIEELLFVQMTLGPERVQATWVAGEPVYEAARTPDPYRYPG